The following DNA comes from Kiritimatiellales bacterium.
GGTCGTTCCCTCAGGCCTTATCTGTAAAGAATTTTCGGAGCGGTTTTTATAGTCATCATTGGCTTTTGATTTTGGGTTTTGATTGCAGCCACATTCCCAAACCGATTTTCCGTGGGGGACATAAAGAGACTCTTCCGTGGTTTCTAAAATTCCATCAAATCCAGAAATCCATACCGCATCACCTGCCGGAAAGGATAGCTTCTTTGGATCATGAGATGCGAGAATCAGCCGGCGAATGAGGCCTGGCAGGAACCCTTGCGCTTCCCGCCGATCTGCCCATTGACTTAAATCTGTTGAATTGGTCCATTTCATAGCATTCTTCCAATCTTAAATTATTTACTAATTAAGAACCAATACAATTGCTATCAATGATAGATATTGACTTGATAGCCCATGAAATAAGTTCGATCGAACATTTTGCAATCAAATATATTACACGAATGCCTGCTCGCCCTGTTTTCCCTGCTGACGCTCTCCGCCTTCAGTTACCCCACCAAGGTCGTGGCCATCGCGGATGGAGAGGCTTTCAATAGATCAGGATAGACGTTATCAGCCATGCCCAATGTTAACCCTGAGCGGCTTTGGCTGGTCACAAAAAAACGCAGGAAACAGTGACTTCTTTTTTAATTACAGGCTTTTTTATTAAATCATGCTTATGAATTATACAGTTAAAGATGTTTTGCCGCTTGGATGTCACTCAAAAAAATAATCATTCTCGTTTGGATTGACAAAATTCGTTAATAAAAATACCTCTATGAAATCATGACAAATGAACAGTGGCAGATTCTATTAAATGTTATCCGTGGTAAAATGAATGTTTCTTCAGAAACTATACCAGCGGGATTTATCATCGACAGCCCGTGGTTGCCGGGCTGGTACGGTTGCAGTACGCTGGATTATTTCGCCAGTGATGAAATTTGGTTCGAAGCTAACCGGCGCGCGGTGGAAACATTTCCGGATGTAATGTTTCTGCCGGGATTCTGGGCAGAATACGGAATGTGCACCGAACCGTCGGCGTTCGGAGCGCGGTGCATATGGAACGAAAATAATCTGCCGCACGCCGACCGGATTATTGAAGACGTGGATGATCTGCCGGAATTCTATAAAAATTTCCACCGTCCGGATGTTTCCGTCGCCGGCATGCTGCCGTTTGTGTTAAGTCGGTTGCGCCGGATGGAACCGGCGGTGCAACGCATCGGTCACGAATATCGTTTTGCTGTCGCGCGCGGTCCGCTGAATATTCTTTCGTTTTTAATGGGAACCACCGATTTTCTAATGGCGTTGAAACTTTACGAAGAGGAAGCGCATGCTCTGCTGAATGAAGTTTCGGAGTTTCTCATCGATTGGATCGGATTGCAGTTAAAAACGTTTCCGTCGATGGACGGCATTCTACTGCTGGACGATATTGTTGGCTTTCTCGGTGAAGATGACTGCCGCGCGTTTGCGGTTCCGTATTTGAAAAAAATTTACGGTGCGTTTGATGTGAGCGTAAAATTTTTGCATAACGACGCCGAAGGTCGCGTCTGTGCGCCGTTCCTGCCGGAAACCGGTGTCAATCTTTTCAATTTCAGTTTTAATCACAGTATTCCGGAAATGCAGGCGCTGACGAAAGGACAGGTTGCGTTGCTGGGAAATATTCCACCACGCGATGTATTGGCGCAGGAAACACCGGCACAGGTTGAAGCCTGTGTGCACGAAACGCTGGCGGCGGTGGAATGCAAACGCCGTTTAATTCTTTCCGCCGGCGGTGGAATGCCGCAGGACGTCAGTACAGAAAACATTCATGCATTTTTAAAAGGGATGAAAACGTAAAAAACGGTGCAGAAGACCAGCTGAGTTCAACTGTTAGCGTTGTGTGCTTTCCCGAATGATGAGTTCTGTTTCTATTGTGTGTTTCCCAGGGATATATAGTTGTTTCCCATTAAGAATATCAATTAACAGGTCGGTAGCTTTAAAACCTAATGCGTGAAACGGAGTGCGAATACTGGTTAAGCGGGGAGTGCTGCTGAGACACCGGTCGCTGTCGTCGAAACCGATTAACGCGATATCTTGCGGAATTCGAATTCCGAGTTCCTTTAACGGATCAATGCAATAGAAAATTAATTCATCAAACGGCGCAATAATGGCATCATATTTGCGGATATTTTTTATTCCGGCGAGCAGGGAATGGACGGCATCCGGATTCTGTTTTACAGAATAGATATTTTCCTCAGATGTTGAGTAACCATAATCTTTAAATGCTTCGATGTATCCATCGAGACGATCAGTGATGCAGAAGAATTTTTTTAATTCTTCAGGAATAAGAACCAACGGTTTTTTACATCCGATATCGTATAGATGTTTTACACAGCTTCTTACTGCGGCGCGGTTGTCAATATCAACAGAGATGAATTGAGATTCGACTTCCGGAATACTGCCGATGATGACCACAGGAATTGTTCGAGCGGTTTCTGTAATAAACGGAATGCTGTTTTTGGATGGATTATTATAAATTATTCCGTCCAGCAATCCATCCTGTGAATGATAATAATCCTGAGAACTGCCAGAGAATTTCTGGCGGTCATGAATCACAAGATCGTAATCGAGCATTTTCGGATTATCCAGAACGCCTGAGCTCAGCAAGCCGAATACCTTTGCGAGCAGGTAGGTTTCTTCTTCAAAGGAGCAATTTTCACGCGTTTTATAATGAGGGACTGAAAGTCCAATCAGATTTGTTTTTTGATAAGCAATGGCTCGCGCGAGGCGGTTCGGGCGATATCCTAATTCTCTGGCGGTTTGATGAATGCGCTCGATGGTGTCTTCTGCAATAGGGAATTGATCGGTGCGATTGCTGATGACGCGGGATACCGTTGATATGCTGAGGTTGCAATGTTTTGCAATATCTGCAAGCCGCACACGCCCGGTCGGTTTTCTGCCTGATTTTTTTTCTTGTTTCATATGCAATTTAGATTGACCAAAAGTTTTGATTCACGTTATTTTATGACAATGCTTGTTGTCGAGAGATAAATTTTTTTACTCAAAAATGACAATGCTTGCATAAAATTTAAAAATGAATATGGCAAGATAACAAATACTGTTTCGGTTTTCAGTTGCGGGTTAGGAAATGGCTCCTTTCAGCACAAATCAATGATGGGAAAATAATGATGAATCAAACGAATCACAAGAAAGCGGGATTGGCAGATATCTTCAAATATGCCGTTGGCGAAGGCGCGACATCCATAACGATGAACGGGATAAGCAACTTTGCTATGGTTTATTTAACGCAGATTTTATCATTGGCTCCGACCTGGGCGGCGTTGGCGATTGGAATATCAATTTTTTGGGATGCTGTTACAGATCCGATTATGGGGCATATTTCCGATAACACTCGTTCCCGCTGGGGTCGGCGGCATCCATATAGTTTAATCGGCGGGTTGTTCACGGCGGTGACGTTTTTTCTTTTCTGGTCTGTTCCGCAGATGTTGAACGGACCGGTGATTATTTTTTTCATGGCACTGATCATCAATCTGCTCATTCGTACGGCGGTTACGGTGTTTTTTGTTCCGTTTACTGCACTTGGATTTGACATTTGCCCGGAATATGAATCGCGGTCCCGGTTGCAAGGCGTCCGCTATTTTATCAATCAAATCGTTAACTTTACATTCGGTGCTTTGGCCTGGACGTTGTTTTTTAAAGATCATATCACCGAAACAGGAAAACGAATTGATGGGTCTTTGATCGGTTCGAACTATGTTGTCATGGGTTTTGTTCTGGCAATCTTTGTTGCGCTGCTGGCATCAGTTTGTTGTTTTGGAACACGCAATTATGCGGTGGATAATCGCAAAGAACAGGTTCACGGTAAACGACTGGCGGATTTTTGGGTGGATTTCAGTTCTATTTTTAAAAACCGTTTAGCGATACGGGTTTTTGTTTTTTACATCATTGTTCAATTTTCGATGCTGTTAACATCAATGGTTCAAATGTTTGCGTATATTTTCTATATGCAGTTCACGCCGTTGGAAAAAACCTGCGTCCACGGTGGAGGTATGCTGGCATTTGCTCTTGCGTCACTGAACCTCCCTCACATCGTCAAACGGTATGACAAAAAACCGGCGGGGTACATCGGTATTGGCCTGGCCGTGTTCGGTGGGTTGAGTCTGCTGACTGTTTTTCATGGCGGACAGCTTGCACCACAGCAGACGATCGAATTTTCAGGAATAACTTTTCCTGTTGCCACGATTGTATTCGGTCTGCTGCAGGCTTGCTGGTGGGGCGGTTGCGGTATGATTGTTCCGTTATCCAGTTCTATGATTGCCGATATTGCTGCGATTGATCAGAGCAGAACAGGAGAACTCAAAAATGCCGGTTATGCTTCAGTGTTCAGCTTTTGCACAAAAGCCGCCAGTTCAATCGGCATGTATATTTGCGGTTTTCTTGTGCAGATCGCCGGAATTATTTCCGGTGCAACAGAGCAGACTCCTGAAGCGGTCAGCAACATTGCTCTGTTAACATTTATCAGCGGACCGATCGTTATTTTCTGCTCCGTATTTGTTTTGCGGAAATATCCGGTGAACCGGGCATATATGCAACAGATCGAACAGCGCATTGCGGCAAACAACGGATAATGAAACACAGTTGAATTTTTCTTAAACACATACGCGGTGAATTAATGAAAAACAGAAATTATAAGTTCTTTGGAATCGGGATCTGCTGTTTCACGGGGTTGATTTCAATTCTTTCTTCTGCGAAACCCATTACCGGATGGTATCCGGATACAGGCGATATTCCGGTTGAATCGGATACCTGGGGGAACGGCGATGCATTTTCCCGCCCGGCAGTGGACCGGCAACTTGTTTTTCAAACTTTGGGGTATTGTTATCTGACAGAAAGTGTATCTGTTGGTGCACAACGTTATAATAAAAACGAATTGTTTTTGATTGACGATCCCAAAGCGGATCGACTGGTCACCCGCTGGACGATTAATCCGAAAACAACAACGCGGGCGGAACTGGGAATTAAATCCTACATTCTGCGTCCACCGGCGAGCATATCAGTTCGTATAAAAAATAATTCAACGAAAGAATTAATCATCACGCCCGAATTGTTTGAAGTGAAAACAATCCGCGACTGTCCGTCGGCAAGCTGGCTTTTGACCCAACAGACACTTCAGCCGGGAGAGGAGAAAGAGCTGACATTTGATTATAATAATTATCGGTGCCGGCAGGGAAAACAAACTGAACGTCCCGATCGTCCGCTCTTTCCGGCGACTGCTTCTTTAATTATTACCGGTTTGCAGGAAGAAACAGATAATGAACTAGTATTGAAAGAGTACACCGTTTCTTATTCCAGTCCGGAAAGACCGATTGTTTCCGGACTGACAGTCCCCGATCGCGTTTTTGCGAACGGTGAAATGACGATTGATTTGGCGGTGAGAGGAACGGTTCCCCTAAACGGTGTATTGGATCTTGAAGCGGAAAATTGTTCCAGAGTGATGTGGCGGATCCGGTTGTCTAATGAACAGAAACAGCAGTTGGCAAAAAAGAAACGTCTTCAAATCGTCGCGCCGGTTCCGTGGTATTTGAACGAAGGCGATTATCGTTTGAATGCGGTGCTTAATGGATACCGGATCAAAGGTGTGTCCGGTGTGTTTAAAGTAGAAAACGACCGGCAACCGGGATTTCCGACGGTTGAACGGAAAGTTCATAATGGACAGCCGGCAATGTTTGTGAACGGAAAACCTGAACCGTGGTGGGGATATGCCGGTTATAAATGGCAGCCTGGTAATGCGACTGCGTTTGCAAAAGACGGCAGCACGACATTTTGCATTGCAACCACCATCGGCGCTCATCTTCACCAGATTCTTGATTCCACCTGGATAGCGCCGGGGAAATATGACTACTCTCAAATCAATGAATATATGTGAATATGGTGCTGTCCGGAAATTCGAATGCCTGGCTGATTATCCGGGCCAATATTAATTTGTCTCATTTCTGGTATCAGCAGCACACCAACGATCAGGTATTAGTGCAAACAGATCTGGGACGCTTGCCTTGGAGAGAAACCGGCACTCCGGCAATTTCTCTCGCTTCTGCAGAATGGCAGGCAGATATACAAATCGCTTTAAGAAATCTGATGCAGTATGTAGAGCAGCAGCCGTGGGCTGACCGGGTGGTCGGTTTCTGGACAGCCGGACAGGTGACAGAGGAATGGTTCGCTTATGGTTCGAACAGTGATTATTACGGCGATTACAGCCCGGTGAATCAGCGGGAATTCAAAAAATGGCTGGAAGCAAACAATTTCCCAGTGGATGACGGGGATAACATTCCATCACCAGCCGCCAGAAGTGCCGGCGGAAAAATATTTGATAACGGTGGCGCCCGCAGCGCGTTCTACCATCAGTATGCTTCTGATAAAACAGCGGAAGTCATCCAACTACTGGCAAAAACAGTAAAAGAGGCAAGTTCCGGAAAAGTGCTCGCCGGAGTTCATTTCGGGTATCTGCTTCAGTTCGCAGGCACAGACCGTCAGACAACAAGTGCAACGCTTCCTTCAACGGGAAAACTGTTCAAAGATCCGAATGTTGATTTTTTTACCGGTGTTGCTCTGCTGGACTGGCGGACTCTTGACGGATATGACACATATGTTACGACCGTCGATTCACTGTTGTCGCACGAAAAGCTGTATATGGTCAGCAATGATACGTTTTCATATCTTCATCCCGGACACTGGAAAATCCTTTATGATGAAAACAATCCTCAGCGGGCGCTGTTCGATATGCATCGGCGGGTTCTCTCCAGCGCTGCTGTTCATGGAATTAACGGAATGTGGTTCGGGTTGCAGCCGGCCTGGCACGGGAATAAAGAACTTCATGAGGAGTTTTCTAACGAAATTTCAGTGTATAAAAATACATATAATCTCAGTCGACGACCCACCGCAGAGATTGCGTTAATTGTCGATGATACCAGCTTTGCATGGGTTCCCGCCGGTGCAAAACAGCTGAAGAAAACAGATTTGAAAATTCCTTTGCTTTATCTTGGAAAAAGCGGAGCACCGGTCAGTTTGTGGTTGCTCTCAGATATCGACCGGCTTCCTGACCACATAAAACTTGCGGTGATAACATTTGCCGAGGCGCCGGCAAAAGAAGACGCCGAAAAACTTAAAGCCGCCATCAAAAACGGTGGACGTACATTTGTTACCATTGGACTGCCCGGGCTGGTTGATGTGGAAAAAGGTGTGTGGGACGAAACTGTTCCGCCGGAAATATTAGGACTGGATGTTTCGGTTGACGGTGAAACATATAACTGTTTCGTAAGTTCGCCGAGCGAAGACATGACACTTAAAGAGTGGGTCGACGAGTC
Coding sequences within:
- a CDS encoding uroporphyrinogen decarboxylase family protein gives rise to the protein MTNEQWQILLNVIRGKMNVSSETIPAGFIIDSPWLPGWYGCSTLDYFASDEIWFEANRRAVETFPDVMFLPGFWAEYGMCTEPSAFGARCIWNENNLPHADRIIEDVDDLPEFYKNFHRPDVSVAGMLPFVLSRLRRMEPAVQRIGHEYRFAVARGPLNILSFLMGTTDFLMALKLYEEEAHALLNEVSEFLIDWIGLQLKTFPSMDGILLLDDIVGFLGEDDCRAFAVPYLKKIYGAFDVSVKFLHNDAEGRVCAPFLPETGVNLFNFSFNHSIPEMQALTKGQVALLGNIPPRDVLAQETPAQVEACVHETLAAVECKRRLILSAGGGMPQDVSTENIHAFLKGMKT
- a CDS encoding LacI family DNA-binding transcriptional regulator; translation: MKQEKKSGRKPTGRVRLADIAKHCNLSISTVSRVISNRTDQFPIAEDTIERIHQTARELGYRPNRLARAIAYQKTNLIGLSVPHYKTRENCSFEEETYLLAKVFGLLSSGVLDNPKMLDYDLVIHDRQKFSGSSQDYYHSQDGLLDGIIYNNPSKNSIPFITETARTIPVVIIGSIPEVESQFISVDIDNRAAVRSCVKHLYDIGCKKPLVLIPEELKKFFCITDRLDGYIEAFKDYGYSTSEENIYSVKQNPDAVHSLLAGIKNIRKYDAIIAPFDELIFYCIDPLKELGIRIPQDIALIGFDDSDRCLSSTPRLTSIRTPFHALGFKATDLLIDILNGKQLYIPGKHTIETELIIRESTQR
- a CDS encoding MFS transporter, with product MMNQTNHKKAGLADIFKYAVGEGATSITMNGISNFAMVYLTQILSLAPTWAALAIGISIFWDAVTDPIMGHISDNTRSRWGRRHPYSLIGGLFTAVTFFLFWSVPQMLNGPVIIFFMALIINLLIRTAVTVFFVPFTALGFDICPEYESRSRLQGVRYFINQIVNFTFGALAWTLFFKDHITETGKRIDGSLIGSNYVVMGFVLAIFVALLASVCCFGTRNYAVDNRKEQVHGKRLADFWVDFSSIFKNRLAIRVFVFYIIVQFSMLLTSMVQMFAYIFYMQFTPLEKTCVHGGGMLAFALASLNLPHIVKRYDKKPAGYIGIGLAVFGGLSLLTVFHGGQLAPQQTIEFSGITFPVATIVFGLLQACWWGGCGMIVPLSSSMIADIAAIDQSRTGELKNAGYASVFSFCTKAASSIGMYICGFLVQIAGIISGATEQTPEAVSNIALLTFISGPIVIFCSVFVLRKYPVNRAYMQQIEQRIAANNG